A window of the Cystobacter fuscus genome harbors these coding sequences:
- a CDS encoding TIGR02269 family lipoprotein, producing the protein MAFLGALDEVSGSSRRLSSELSRLKASHPGVAGVGNGIFVRYVDYGERQLRWIDAELAAATRLATTASEVEDPDMQLALLRLAGPRLEAAMMGSFLMAVWFDFLHLTDAALSRHLYGVETLFMNMDRLQKMLEPTMTALSSLEPEQVEAAAQDVPALVGHLTGEFAALREAIRKGAEVLQKALALKEAMEALTMLSALRFSLPRLLPRAGPATLGVGFMVSSNGVMMGTRIVVSAEWVEMMRQLVRAGVLSVPAISATVRIQAGQVMMAEAHGELPRGVREALGDSPEVRGMRVTGKTGAGMAEPPRHHVMPKEFREWFEKRGFTGEMDINKFCVTLQQAHHQAIHGGGNWKLGRKWPGEWNQMLMDALLKAESKAGRMLTRNTILEVVAEQMMKYRISMNFVRCGGR; encoded by the coding sequence GTGGCGTTTCTCGGTGCCCTGGACGAAGTGTCCGGCTCCTCGCGCCGCCTATCCAGCGAGCTCTCCAGGCTCAAGGCCAGCCACCCGGGCGTTGCCGGTGTCGGCAACGGCATCTTCGTCCGCTACGTCGACTACGGCGAACGTCAACTGCGGTGGATTGACGCCGAGCTCGCAGCCGCCACCCGGCTGGCCACCACCGCCTCGGAGGTGGAGGACCCGGACATGCAGCTTGCCCTCCTGCGCCTCGCCGGCCCACGGCTGGAGGCCGCCATGATGGGCTCCTTCCTGATGGCCGTGTGGTTCGACTTCCTCCACCTCACCGACGCCGCGCTCTCCCGGCACCTCTATGGCGTGGAGACGCTGTTCATGAACATGGACCGCCTCCAGAAGATGCTCGAGCCCACCATGACGGCGCTCTCCTCGTTGGAGCCAGAGCAAGTGGAGGCCGCGGCGCAAGACGTGCCCGCCCTGGTAGGACACCTCACCGGCGAGTTCGCCGCACTCCGTGAGGCCATACGCAAGGGGGCGGAAGTCCTCCAGAAGGCGCTGGCACTGAAGGAGGCCATGGAGGCGCTCACCATGCTGTCGGCGCTGAGGTTCTCCCTACCCCGGCTGCTGCCGCGAGCCGGCCCCGCCACGCTCGGCGTGGGCTTCATGGTGAGTTCCAACGGCGTGATGATGGGCACACGGATTGTCGTCTCCGCCGAGTGGGTGGAGATGATGCGCCAGTTGGTGCGGGCGGGCGTCCTCTCCGTGCCCGCCATCAGCGCCACCGTGCGGATTCAGGCCGGCCAGGTGATGATGGCCGAGGCACACGGCGAGCTACCCAGGGGCGTGCGCGAGGCGCTGGGCGACAGCCCCGAGGTGCGGGGCATGCGCGTGACGGGCAAAACAGGGGCCGGCATGGCCGAGCCCCCTCGGCACCACGTCATGCCGAAAGAGTTCCGCGAGTGGTTCGAGAAGCGCGGGTTCACCGGCGAGATGGACATCAACAAGTTCTGTGTCACGCTGCAGCAGGCACACCACCAGGCAATCCACGGTGGTGGGAACTGGAAGTTGGGGCGCAAGTGGCCCGGCGAATGGAACCAGATGCTCATGGATGCGCTGCTCAAGGCTGAGTCCAAGGCCGGCCGGATGTTGACGCGGAACACGATCCTGGAGGTCGTCGCGGAGCAAATGATGAAGTACAGAATCTCAATGAATTTTGTCCGCTGTGGTGGGAGATGA
- a CDS encoding NUDIX hydrolase → MSDGRAWEGNVKARLYARVRERGYDSLTAFAEARPTASLVALADELGPDDIAAVQVFSGLVAEAERSRKVTRLVRGQLVRELSQRLPNGWPAVLDDANRLKVAVALGTWFAYTPETHKERVDKVGDSLLATPPLPGWLPHGPDDELLLTLLPDEEA, encoded by the coding sequence ATGAGCGACGGGCGTGCTTGGGAGGGCAATGTGAAGGCGCGCCTGTATGCGCGGGTCCGCGAGCGAGGTTACGATTCGCTCACCGCCTTCGCCGAGGCGCGCCCCACCGCTTCACTGGTGGCGCTGGCGGACGAGCTTGGTCCGGACGACATCGCGGCAGTGCAGGTGTTCAGTGGGTTGGTGGCCGAGGCTGAGCGAAGCCGCAAGGTCACGCGTTTGGTGCGTGGGCAACTCGTGCGCGAACTGTCTCAGCGTCTTCCCAACGGCTGGCCGGCCGTGCTCGACGACGCAAACCGCCTCAAGGTTGCCGTGGCGCTCGGCACGTGGTTTGCCTACACTCCTGAAACCCATAAAGAGCGCGTTGACAAGGTTGGCGATTCACTCCTCGCCACGCCGCCGCTTCCCGGATGGCTCCCGCACGGGCCCGACGACGAACTGCTGCTGACTCTCCTGCCTGACGAAGAAGCCTGA
- a CDS encoding NUDIX hydrolase, whose amino-acid sequence MLSFDTPTHRFHLRAAAVIRQGTRVLLHRLESDTIWALPGGRVEPGEESAATVLRELREELGLEAAVSRLLWVAENFFPHAGRHYHELGMYFEVTLPDDSPVLTGPGPYFGSESGVVLRFQWFALEELERLDVRPAFLKRALGSSSPVPRHFVFRDEADDPPPRR is encoded by the coding sequence ATGCTCTCCTTCGACACGCCGACGCATCGCTTCCACCTGCGCGCCGCCGCCGTCATCCGCCAGGGCACGCGCGTGCTGCTCCACCGCCTGGAGTCAGACACCATCTGGGCGCTACCAGGCGGGCGCGTGGAGCCCGGAGAAGAATCCGCGGCCACCGTGCTCCGCGAGCTGCGAGAGGAATTGGGGCTCGAGGCCGCCGTGAGCCGTCTGCTGTGGGTGGCCGAGAACTTCTTCCCGCACGCGGGCCGTCACTACCACGAGCTCGGCATGTACTTCGAGGTCACCCTCCCGGACGACAGCCCCGTGTTGACCGGCCCCGGTCCGTACTTCGGCTCGGAGTCCGGGGTCGTGCTGAGATTCCAATGGTTCGCCCTCGAGGAACTCGAGCGACTCGACGTGCGCCCCGCCTTCCTCAAGCGCGCGTTGGGCTCGAGCTCGCCAGTCCCCAGGCACTTCGTCTTCCGTGACGAAGCGGACGACCCGCCCCCCCGCCGTTGA
- a CDS encoding aldo/keto reductase translates to MQKRRLGNSDLEVSAIGYGSMGLSANYGPPVDQQEGVKIIRAAVELGVTFFDTAEAYGPFRNEELVGEALAPFREQVTIATKFGFGLNPDGSRYGLDSRPAHIRQVTEGSLKRLGVETIDLLYQHRVDPNVPIEDVAGTVKELIQEGKVKHFGLSEASAKTIRRAHAVHPLTAVQSEYSLWTRDPEQNGVLAMCEALGIGFVPFSPLGAGFLTGKIDTTTQFDSTDFRNQVPRFAPEVRAANLALVDLLKRIAERKRATPAQIALAWLLAQKPWIVPIPGTTKLHRLEENVGAADVELTADDLREIEVAAAKITVQGARLPESVLRLTDG, encoded by the coding sequence ATGCAGAAACGCAGACTCGGAAACAGCGACCTGGAAGTCTCTGCGATCGGGTACGGCAGCATGGGGCTCAGCGCAAATTACGGCCCACCGGTCGACCAGCAGGAAGGAGTCAAGATCATTCGCGCTGCCGTCGAACTCGGCGTCACCTTCTTCGACACCGCCGAAGCCTACGGCCCCTTCAGGAACGAGGAGTTGGTAGGCGAGGCGCTTGCCCCCTTCCGAGAACAGGTGACGATCGCCACCAAGTTCGGCTTCGGGCTCAACCCGGACGGTAGTCGCTACGGACTCGACAGTCGGCCCGCGCACATCCGGCAGGTGACGGAGGGCTCGCTCAAGCGGCTCGGGGTCGAAACGATCGACCTTCTGTATCAGCACCGCGTCGACCCGAATGTGCCGATCGAGGACGTCGCCGGCACGGTGAAGGAGCTGATTCAGGAGGGCAAGGTCAAGCACTTTGGTCTATCGGAGGCAAGCGCGAAGACGATCCGCCGTGCACACGCGGTTCATCCGCTCACCGCAGTGCAGAGCGAGTACTCACTGTGGACGCGGGATCCGGAACAGAACGGCGTGCTGGCGATGTGTGAGGCGTTGGGGATCGGCTTCGTGCCATTCAGCCCGTTAGGCGCGGGCTTTCTCACAGGAAAGATCGATACCACCACTCAGTTTGACAGCACCGACTTCCGCAATCAGGTCCCGCGCTTTGCTCCTGAGGTCCGCGCGGCAAATCTGGCCCTGGTCGATCTGCTGAAGCGGATCGCCGAGAGGAAGAGGGCGACGCCCGCACAAATCGCACTCGCCTGGTTGCTCGCCCAGAAGCCGTGGATCGTGCCAATTCCCGGGACCACGAAGCTGCACCGGTTGGAGGAGAACGTCGGCGCGGCGGATGTCGAACTCACGGCGGACGACCTCCGAGAGATCGAGGTCGCGGCTGCGAAGATCACGGTGCAGGGAGCGCGGCTTCCCGAGTCGGTGCTGAGGCTGACGGACGGCTGA
- a CDS encoding cupin domain-containing carboxymuconolactone decarboxylase family protein: MNVFATVVLSLFLAASASAQTITIARRGTQPSRQGPAENFTGSVRVDPLFQASDPARAAGALVTFEAGARSAWHSHPLGQILIVTAGTGRVQQWGGLVDEIRHGDVVRIPPNVKHWHGAAPTTSMAHIAIVEQLEGKSTDWLEKVTEEQYRMPVRGPSAPQASTQTAQPTPAQKLIGDFSPKLVELTDEVLFGDVWTRPQLSPRDRSLVTVSALIAMNRPDQLRSHLARARDNGVTQEELVETITHLAFYAGWPSAITAVTVAKEVFEKK; this comes from the coding sequence ATGAACGTGTTCGCTACGGTCGTTCTCTCCCTATTTCTCGCCGCTTCCGCATCCGCTCAAACCATCACCATCGCTCGGCGCGGCACGCAGCCGTCGCGGCAGGGGCCGGCCGAAAACTTCACCGGCTCCGTCCGCGTCGACCCGCTGTTTCAGGCCAGCGATCCGGCGCGGGCGGCGGGCGCGCTCGTCACGTTCGAGGCGGGCGCGCGCTCCGCATGGCACAGCCATCCGCTCGGTCAGATCCTCATCGTCACGGCCGGAACCGGGCGCGTGCAGCAGTGGGGCGGACTGGTCGACGAGATCCGGCACGGGGACGTCGTCCGCATTCCGCCGAACGTGAAGCACTGGCATGGAGCGGCGCCGACAACGTCGATGGCGCATATCGCCATCGTGGAACAGCTCGAGGGCAAGAGCACCGATTGGCTGGAGAAGGTCACCGAGGAGCAATACCGCATGCCCGTAAGGGGACCATCCGCTCCCCAGGCATCAACGCAAACCGCGCAACCGACGCCCGCCCAGAAACTGATCGGCGACTTCTCGCCGAAGCTGGTCGAACTGACCGACGAAGTGCTCTTCGGTGATGTGTGGACGCGCCCTCAGCTCTCGCCTCGCGACCGCAGCCTCGTGACTGTCAGCGCGCTCATCGCCATGAACCGTCCCGACCAGCTCCGCTCGCACCTCGCCCGCGCCCGCGACAACGGCGTGACGCAGGAGGAACTGGTCGAGACGATCACGCACCTCGCCTTCTATGCCGGCTGGCCGAGTGCAATCACCGCCGTGACCGTGGCCAAAGAGGTCTTCGAAAAGAAATGA